A single genomic interval of Gossypium raimondii isolate GPD5lz chromosome 11, ASM2569854v1, whole genome shotgun sequence harbors:
- the LOC105804197 gene encoding probable LRR receptor-like serine/threonine-protein kinase At5g10290 isoform X1: MEFLLGILIFTYLLSFVSADLQGDALFTLRSSLQASPTQLADWNQNQVNPCTWSYVMCDSSYNVISVTLPSMNFSGTLSPKIGVLSTLSSLTLKGCGITGEIPKELGNLSSLTNLDLENNRLSGEIPSSLGNLKNLQFLRILSKNNLSGTVPGSISDLPKLINLRLDSNDLSGQVPEHLLHIAIYNFTGNKLNCGKNFSYSCVSSGNGSGSSRNPKVGIIIGIVVGFIILLCGSLLFFLFRCRHKRYKGEVFVDVAGEVDRRIAFGQLKRFAWRELQLATDNFSEKNILGQGGFGKVYKGVLSDNTKVAVKRLTDFESPGGDAAFQREVEMIGVAVHRNLLRLIGFCTTPTERLLVYPFMQNLSVAYRLRELKPGEPVLAWPARKRIALGAARGLEYLHEHCNPKIIHRDVKAANVLLDVDFEAVVGDFGLAKLVDVRRTNVTTQVRGTMGHIAPEYLSTGKSSERTDVFGYGIMLLELVTGQRAIDFSRLEDEDDVLLLDHVKNLEREKMLDAIVDRNLNKNYIMQEVEAMIQVALLCTQSSPEDRPAMSEVVRMLEGEGLAERWEEWQHVEVMRRQEYERMQRRFQWGEDSMYNQDAIELSGGR, from the exons ATGGAATTTCTTCTTGGAATTCTTATATTCACTTACTTGCTCTCTTTTGTATCAGCTGATTTACAAG GAGATGCTTTATTTACATTGAGGAGTTCGCTCCAAGCTTCACCCACTCAATTGGCAGATTGgaatcaaaatcaagttaaCCCTTGCACTTGGTCATATGTTATGTGTGATTCTAGTTATAATGTTATTTCTGT GACATTGCCATCCATGAACTTTTCTGGCACCTTGTCTCCTAAAATAGGAGTTCTGAGTACTCTTTCATCACT CACTTTGAAAGGATGTGGTATAACTGGTGAGATACCAAAAGAGTTGGGGAACTTGTCTAGCTTGACCAACTTGGATTTGGAAAATAATCGTTTGAGTGGAGAAATACCCTCTTCCCTTGGTAATCTTAAAAATCTTCAATTCCT CAGGATACTGAGTAAGAACAATCTTAGTGGGACTGTCCCTGGATCAATTTCAGATCTTCCAAAGTTGATCAATCT TCGACTTGATTCAAATGATCTTAGTGGTCAAGTTCCTGAGCATTTGCTCCACATTGCAATTTACAA CTTTACAGGAAACAAGTTAAATTGTGGTAAAAATTTTTCTTACAGTTGTGTGTCAAGCGGAAATGGTTCAG GTTCTTCGCGGAATCCAAAGGTTggaattattattggaattgtTGTGGGATTTATAATTCTGCTTTGTGGTAGCTTGCTATTTTTCCTGTTCAGATGTAGGCATAAACGCTACAAGGGCGAAGTGTTTGTAGATGTTGCAG GTGAAGTTGACCGAAGAATTGCTTTTGGTCAATTGAAAAGGTTTGCTTGGAGGGAATTGCAGTTGGCTACTGACAACTTCAGTGAAAAGAATATCCTTGGACAGGGAGGTTTCGGAAAGGTTTATAAAGGTGTGCTTTCAGATAACACAAAAGTTGCGGTTAAGAGATTAACTGATTTTGAAAGTCCGGGAGGAGATGCAGCTTTTCAACGTGAAGTTGAGATGATAGGTGTAGCTGTTCACAGGAATCTCTTACGGTTGATTGGCTTTTGCACAACACCGACAGAACGCCTTTTGGTTTATCCATTTATGCAGAATTTAAGTGTGGCCTATCGTCTTCGAG AACTCAAACCCGGTGAACCTGTTTTAGCTTGGCCCGCAAGAAAAAGAATAGCACTAGGTGCAGCACGTGGGCTGGAGTACCTTCACGAACATTGCAATCCTAAGATCATTCATCGGGATGTGAAGGCAGCTAATGTTTTATTGGATGTAGACTTTGAAGCAGTTGTTGGTGACTTTGGACTTGCGAAGTTAGTCGATGTAAGGCGGACAAATGTTACAACTCAAGTTCGTGGGACAATGGGCCACATAGCACCAGAGTACTTGTCCACCGGAAAGTCATCCGAAAGGACAGATGTTTTTGGTTACGGGATTATGCTTCTAGAGCTTGTAACAGGTCAACGTGCAATTGATTTTTCACGCTTggaagatgaagatgatgtTTTGCTGCTTGATCAT GTCAAGAATTTGGAAAGGGAGAAAATGCTCGATGCTATTGTTGATCGTAatcttaataaaaattacatcatGCAAGAGGTAGAGGCAATGATCCAAGTTGCACTGCTTTGTACCCAATCTTCACCAGAGGACCGTCCAGCAATGTCGGAGGTAGTGAGGATGTTGGAAGGAGAGGGGCTGGCAGAGAGGTGGGAAGAATGGCAGCACGTTGAAGTCATGCGTAGGCAAGAGTACGAAAGAATGCAAAGGAGATTCCAATGGGGAGAAGATTCCATGTATAACCAGGACGCAATTGAGTTATCAGGCGGAAGATGA
- the LOC105804197 gene encoding probable LRR receptor-like serine/threonine-protein kinase At5g10290 isoform X2, with protein sequence MEFLLGILIFTYLLSFVSADLQGDALFTLRSSLQASPTQLADWNQNQVNPCTWSYVMCDSSYNVISVTLPSMNFSGTLSPKIGVLSTLSSLTLKGCGITGEIPKELGNLSSLTNLDLENNRLSGEIPSSLGNLKNLQFLILSKNNLSGTVPGSISDLPKLINLRLDSNDLSGQVPEHLLHIAIYNFTGNKLNCGKNFSYSCVSSGNGSGSSRNPKVGIIIGIVVGFIILLCGSLLFFLFRCRHKRYKGEVFVDVAGEVDRRIAFGQLKRFAWRELQLATDNFSEKNILGQGGFGKVYKGVLSDNTKVAVKRLTDFESPGGDAAFQREVEMIGVAVHRNLLRLIGFCTTPTERLLVYPFMQNLSVAYRLRELKPGEPVLAWPARKRIALGAARGLEYLHEHCNPKIIHRDVKAANVLLDVDFEAVVGDFGLAKLVDVRRTNVTTQVRGTMGHIAPEYLSTGKSSERTDVFGYGIMLLELVTGQRAIDFSRLEDEDDVLLLDHVKNLEREKMLDAIVDRNLNKNYIMQEVEAMIQVALLCTQSSPEDRPAMSEVVRMLEGEGLAERWEEWQHVEVMRRQEYERMQRRFQWGEDSMYNQDAIELSGGR encoded by the exons ATGGAATTTCTTCTTGGAATTCTTATATTCACTTACTTGCTCTCTTTTGTATCAGCTGATTTACAAG GAGATGCTTTATTTACATTGAGGAGTTCGCTCCAAGCTTCACCCACTCAATTGGCAGATTGgaatcaaaatcaagttaaCCCTTGCACTTGGTCATATGTTATGTGTGATTCTAGTTATAATGTTATTTCTGT GACATTGCCATCCATGAACTTTTCTGGCACCTTGTCTCCTAAAATAGGAGTTCTGAGTACTCTTTCATCACT CACTTTGAAAGGATGTGGTATAACTGGTGAGATACCAAAAGAGTTGGGGAACTTGTCTAGCTTGACCAACTTGGATTTGGAAAATAATCGTTTGAGTGGAGAAATACCCTCTTCCCTTGGTAATCTTAAAAATCTTCAATTCCT GATACTGAGTAAGAACAATCTTAGTGGGACTGTCCCTGGATCAATTTCAGATCTTCCAAAGTTGATCAATCT TCGACTTGATTCAAATGATCTTAGTGGTCAAGTTCCTGAGCATTTGCTCCACATTGCAATTTACAA CTTTACAGGAAACAAGTTAAATTGTGGTAAAAATTTTTCTTACAGTTGTGTGTCAAGCGGAAATGGTTCAG GTTCTTCGCGGAATCCAAAGGTTggaattattattggaattgtTGTGGGATTTATAATTCTGCTTTGTGGTAGCTTGCTATTTTTCCTGTTCAGATGTAGGCATAAACGCTACAAGGGCGAAGTGTTTGTAGATGTTGCAG GTGAAGTTGACCGAAGAATTGCTTTTGGTCAATTGAAAAGGTTTGCTTGGAGGGAATTGCAGTTGGCTACTGACAACTTCAGTGAAAAGAATATCCTTGGACAGGGAGGTTTCGGAAAGGTTTATAAAGGTGTGCTTTCAGATAACACAAAAGTTGCGGTTAAGAGATTAACTGATTTTGAAAGTCCGGGAGGAGATGCAGCTTTTCAACGTGAAGTTGAGATGATAGGTGTAGCTGTTCACAGGAATCTCTTACGGTTGATTGGCTTTTGCACAACACCGACAGAACGCCTTTTGGTTTATCCATTTATGCAGAATTTAAGTGTGGCCTATCGTCTTCGAG AACTCAAACCCGGTGAACCTGTTTTAGCTTGGCCCGCAAGAAAAAGAATAGCACTAGGTGCAGCACGTGGGCTGGAGTACCTTCACGAACATTGCAATCCTAAGATCATTCATCGGGATGTGAAGGCAGCTAATGTTTTATTGGATGTAGACTTTGAAGCAGTTGTTGGTGACTTTGGACTTGCGAAGTTAGTCGATGTAAGGCGGACAAATGTTACAACTCAAGTTCGTGGGACAATGGGCCACATAGCACCAGAGTACTTGTCCACCGGAAAGTCATCCGAAAGGACAGATGTTTTTGGTTACGGGATTATGCTTCTAGAGCTTGTAACAGGTCAACGTGCAATTGATTTTTCACGCTTggaagatgaagatgatgtTTTGCTGCTTGATCAT GTCAAGAATTTGGAAAGGGAGAAAATGCTCGATGCTATTGTTGATCGTAatcttaataaaaattacatcatGCAAGAGGTAGAGGCAATGATCCAAGTTGCACTGCTTTGTACCCAATCTTCACCAGAGGACCGTCCAGCAATGTCGGAGGTAGTGAGGATGTTGGAAGGAGAGGGGCTGGCAGAGAGGTGGGAAGAATGGCAGCACGTTGAAGTCATGCGTAGGCAAGAGTACGAAAGAATGCAAAGGAGATTCCAATGGGGAGAAGATTCCATGTATAACCAGGACGCAATTGAGTTATCAGGCGGAAGATGA